The Natrarchaeobius halalkaliphilus genomic sequence GGACCCCACGTTGTACACGTCACCGTGAGCGACGGGAGTCTCGAGCAGGTCGCGCGTGACGCGGACTGCATCCCTCACGTGGTGAAATTCCGCGTCTGGGCCCCATCGCCGTACACTATCAGTGGTTCGTCGTTCAGGGCCTGCTCGACGAACGTCGGGACGTCGTACTTCGAGGCAGCCTCGAGGACGAGTTCGTTCCGCGGAGGTTGGTCTCGAGGCTCTCGAGCGGTTCATCGACGATCTTCTCGACACCCACGGCAGCCGCGAGGTGGTAGATCTCGCCGGCGCGTTTGATACACTCCTCGACGATGGGCTCGCTTCGGATATCAGAGGAGATGACCTCGAGGCGAACCGAGTCGGGCAGGTTGTCGATCGATCCGGTCGAGAAGTCATCGACGACCAGTACGTCTCGAACAGGGAGTCGACGAGGTGGGACCCGATGAAGCCGCCACCTCCCGTGACGAGCGTTTTCATGACACAGTACACCCATTTGCTTCCGGCTTAGCATTACAACGGTCAGTAACGCAATCGAAACATAACTGCTGGAAGGATGTTGGAAATATGGTTTTATAACACCGGCCGCTCGTCGAGGAAGGGACGAAATAACGCGTTTCGGTCGAAGGGTGGCGGGGGTAGCGGCGCGTCCCGCCGGTGTCGGACGGGACGACAGCGGTAACTTCGGGCTCGAAACCGGCGGCCACCCCGACCGGGCGGTCGAACGGATCGTTGAGACCGATCGTCGGCCGACGGTTGGTGCGTACTAGTCCCCCGACGAAGGCGAATCGAACCGACCGTCGTTTTCGGAGTTGGCTCCTAAGTTCGAGATCGAAACGTCGCGAGAGGGCGGGACTATACGGGTCTCGGGCCACCGCCTCGAGGACGCGAATGAGGAACGGGATGTGGATGTAAGCACTGGACAATTAACTGTGTGGTCGGGACGTAGTCAACCAATGGCGGACGACTCCGAATCCGTACTCGTCGTGACGCAGTATTTCCCGCCGGAAACGGGAGCGTCCCAGACGAGGTGGGATGAGCTCTCGAGACGCTGGTCGGACGAGGTCCCCGTGACCGTCCTGACCTCCGCCCCCGATTATCCAGAGGGAGAACTGTACGACGGCTACGACAACCGGTGGTTGCGACGCGAACGAAGGGGCGACGTCGAGGTGCTCTACACCAAAACAATCACGTCCTCGAGCGGAAACCTCCTCCGTCGGAGCCTGAAGTTCGTCTGGTTCATGC encodes the following:
- a CDS encoding GDP-mannose 4,6-dehydratase; amino-acid sequence: MLSRKQMGVLCHENARHGRWRLHRVPPRRLPVRDVLVVDDFSTGSIDNLPDSVRLEVISSDIRSEPIVEECIKRAGEIYHLAAAVGVEKIVDEPLESLETNLRGTNSSSRLPRSTTSRRSSSRP